The Candidatus Equadaptatus faecalis genomic sequence AAAAATTTCGGCATCGATTCAATCGGGAATATAAAGCCGGAGAGCATAACGCTCGGCAGTATGATAAAGGTTGAAAGCTGCAATGCCTGAAGCTGGTTGTCCGAGAAGGTTGAAATCATTATGCCGAAAGCAAGGTCGGAAACGACGTAGAAGAAAGTCAGCAGCATAAAGAGCGGCATACTTCCGACAAAAGGCATGTCAAAAAATATCATTCCTATTGCGAGAGAAAGCACAATCTGAAGATAGCCTATGATAATGTACGGGCATATTTTGGAGAGCAGAAGCTCCCACGCCTGCATAGGCGTTACAAGCAACTGTTCGAGCGTACCTTGTTCCGCCTCGCGGACTATCGCCATTCCCATAAGGGTAATCAGCGAAATGCTCAGCAGAAGCCCCATAATGCCCGGAATCATGTACCATGAGGTCACAAAGTCAGGGTTGTACCACAGCTTTGTTCTCATTTCAACTAACTGCCCGCTGAGGTTAATACCGTGCCGCATTGCCTGCTGCCTCAGCAGTTCGTTTGATTTCAGTATGCCGAGAGTCTGCGCGGCAGCCATTGCGGAATTTGCCGAAAGGCTGTCCGTGGCGTCAACTATCACCTGCAGCTTCGTGTTTCTGCCGCCGTGTATTTTCGACGCGTAGTCAGACGGAATAATCAGTCCTATCTTTGCATAACCTGCCTGCACGGCTTCGTTGACCTCGTTGACGGAGTTCGCGTAAAGCTTTATGTCAAAATAGTTGCTGGAGGTAAAGGAGCGTATCATTTCGCGGCTGTCCTGCGAGCGCGACTGGTCAAAAACAGCCGTCCACACGTGCTTGATGTCCATGTTCACGGCAAAGCCGATAATAAACAGCTCAACAATCGGCATTACAAGAAGTATGGCAAGCGTTATTTTATCGCGCAGCGTCTGTTTGAATTCCTTTACGACGAGCGCTCTCAATCTGCTGTTTTTCATGCTTTTGCCTCCCTGGCGCGGCTTTTTATCTGCGAACTGCCGGCGCCTGAAATTCTTCCGCCTTCCATTGCCTTGCCCGATTCAGACTTGACGAGGTAGGCAAAGACATCCTCCATGGACGGCTCTATTTCTTCAATTTCCGCGCCGGACAGAAGTCCTTCGCGTTTAAGTTCCCTGTCTCCTTCAACAATGACGTGCAGCTTGTCACCGTAGAAATATGAATCTATAAGCGGCATTCCGAGCGCGCCGTCCTGTATCTCCGCAAGCAGTTCCATGCCGTTTGCCGCCTGAATTTCGTACAGTCTGCCCGGGATTTTTTTCTTGAGCGCGGCGGGAACATCGTCTGCAATCAGTTTCCCGAAATATATGAACGCCACCTTGTCACAGTGCTCCGCTTCGTCCATAAAATGCGTTGTGACCATTATTGTTGTTCCGTCTGCGGAAAGTCCGTAGATAATGTCCCAGAAAAGCCTTCTCGCCTTCGGGTCAACACCGCTTGTCGGTTCGTCAAGGAACAGGATTTTCGGTTTGTGGACTATCGCGCAGCCAAGCGCAAGCCTCTGCCGCCAGCCGCCCGTCAGCACCGAAGTCATTGTATCCTCTCTGCCCGTCAGTCCCGCCAGTTCAAGCATTTCAGGAATGCGTACCGCTTTTTCTTCTTCGCTGAGACCGTAAAGCCCGGCGTAAAATTCAAGATTTTCTCTCGCAGTAAGGTCAGGATAAAGACTGAATTTCTGCGACATATAACCTACTTTGTTTTTGATTTCCTGCGACGAGCGGGCGAGGTTCATTCCGAGCACAAGCCCTTCGCC encodes the following:
- a CDS encoding ABC transporter ATP-binding protein yields the protein MSRVVIETKNMTKKFGSFTAVDNVSMQIEEGTIYGFLGPNGSGKTTTMKVLCGLLAATSGEGLVLGMNLARSSQEIKNKVGYMSQKFSLYPDLTARENLEFYAGLYGLSEEEKAVRIPEMLELAGLTGREDTMTSVLTGGWRQRLALGCAIVHKPKILFLDEPTSGVDPKARRLFWDIIYGLSADGTTIMVTTHFMDEAEHCDKVAFIYFGKLIADDVPAALKKKIPGRLYEIQAANGMELLAEIQDGALGMPLIDSYFYGDKLHVIVEGDRELKREGLLSGAEIEEIEPSMEDVFAYLVKSESGKAMEGGRISGAGSSQIKSRAREAKA
- a CDS encoding ABC transporter permease, with product MKNSRLRALVVKEFKQTLRDKITLAILLVMPIVELFIIGFAVNMDIKHVWTAVFDQSRSQDSREMIRSFTSSNYFDIKLYANSVNEVNEAVQAGYAKIGLIIPSDYASKIHGGRNTKLQVIVDATDSLSANSAMAAAQTLGILKSNELLRQQAMRHGINLSGQLVEMRTKLWYNPDFVTSWYMIPGIMGLLLSISLITLMGMAIVREAEQGTLEQLLVTPMQAWELLLSKICPYIIIGYLQIVLSLAIGMIFFDMPFVGSMPLFMLLTFFYVVSDLAFGIMISTFSDNQLQALQLSTFIILPSVMLSGFIFPIESMPKF